In Perca fluviatilis chromosome 18, GENO_Pfluv_1.0, whole genome shotgun sequence, one genomic interval encodes:
- the LOC120546461 gene encoding C-1-tetrahydrofolate synthase, cytoplasmic-like has translation MRSQFSGFRPGLLVLQVGDRDDSNLYISSKLKAAAEIGIDARHVRLPNTATQDEVLQNIRSANANVSIHGLIVQLPLDSVNHIDTQLITNAVAPDKDVDGLSCDIIPTGDIILSYR, from the exons ATGAGGAGTCAGTTCTCAGGGTTCAGACCTGGTCTGCTGGTTCTGCAG GTGGGCGACAGAGACGACTCTAATCTGTACATCAGCTCCAAACTGAAGGCTGCAGCCGAG ATCGGAATCGATGCGAGACACGTGCGGCTGCCGAACACGGCGACACAAGACGAG GTTCTGCAGAACATCCGGTCTGCCAACGCCAACGTGTCCATCCATGGTCTGATCGTCCAGCTCCCTCTGGACTCGGTGAACCACATCGACACGCAACTCATCACCAACGCCGTCGCTCCAGACAAAGACGTGGACGG tctgAGCT GTGACATCATCCCTACAGGTGACATAATTCTCTCCTACAGGTGA
- the LOC120546462 gene encoding uncharacterized protein LOC120546462 — protein MDDDEKSSFISASVSSTNEVGKSLNQPEQQKIEKSDLLRTFEDLGAKDFKRFQWLLQQPEVLKDFPAIPKSRLENADRMDTVDQMFQIYSINTFKVTKIVLEKMNQNDLVLDLEKLTKTVTEPAESIAAKKIYKNRLHQIYVDRIYYTSFSRPGSYPYGQDWTGDGQEMAVGSDGSGSENSVGQWSKSGKKRKKAIQHKTDRICRFEDFEVVFIFDGLDDCRLPLDFHHTEILTDVTESTSAHDTSRGFSSKSQRPRFTP, from the exons ATGGACGACGATGAAAAGAGCAGCTTTATCTCTGCCAGTGTTTCCTCGACAAATGAAGTTGGAAAGTCTCTAAATCAACCTGAA CAACAAAAGATAGAGAAATCGGACCTCTTAAGAACTTTTGAAGATTTGGGAGCCAAAGACTTTAAACGCTTCCAGTGGCTCCTGCAGCAGCCAGAGGTCCTTAAAGACTTCCCAGCAATCCCAAAGAGTCGACTGGAGAATGCAGACCGGATGGACACAGTGGATCAGATGTTCCAGATCTATAGTATAAACACTTTTAAAGTGACCAAGATAGTTTTAGAAAAGATGAATCAGAATGATCTAGTTCTAGATCTAGAGAAGTTAACAAAGACCGTTACAGAACCTGCAG AGAGTATTGCTGCAAAGAAGATATACAAAAACCGTCTTCATCAGATCTATGTAGATCGGATCTACTACACCAGTTTTTCTAGGCCTGGAAGTTACCCATATGGACAGGACTGGACTGGAGACGGACAAGAGATGGCAGTTGGAAGTGACGGGTCAGGAAGTGAGAATAGTGTAGGCCAGTGGTCAAAAAGTGGGAAAAAACGAAAGAAAGCAATACAGCACAAAACTGATA gaatctgcaggtttgaagatTTCGAGGTTGtcttcatctttgacggtctggatgaCTGTCGACTTCCTCTTGATTTCCACCACACTGAGATCCTaactgatgttacagagtccacctca GCCCACGACACCTCCAGAGGGTTCAGCAGTAAATCCCAGCGTCCCAGGTTCACTCCCTAG